The Kluyvera intermedia genome includes the window GGTAACTTGGCGATGTGGAGGTGTGCATCATAAAGGCTTCGTTAAAGGTGTCCTCATCGTAATCACCTTTAATGTGGATCAGCGAGGCCTGTGATAACGCGGCCAACATCTTATGTGTCGACTGGGTTTCATAGATGACTTTCCCCGGTACGCGCTCACCGCTCATCCCGCTTTTACCCTGGTAGATCGGATGGAAATGGGTATAGGGCACCCAGGCAGAGTCAAAGTGAATTGAGGGCACATCGAGAGTCTGTTTGATCCAATTCGTGTTATATAGCAAGCCGTCGTAGGTCGAGTTGGTGATCACCGCATGTACCGGCCACTGCGCATCAGCGGTGTTATCAACCTTCTGTTGTAGGCTGTCGCGCGTAAATTCTCGCTTCGGAATACCGCCCAAAATACCCAGCGCATTGCGTGTTGGCTTCAACCACAGCGGTACAACGTCGCTCATCATCAGCAGATGCGCCAGTGATTTATGGCAGTTACGGTCAATCAGCAGCGTACTGCCGCTGGGTGCGGCATACATGCCAACAATTTTATTCGAGGTTGACGTGCCATTGGTGACCATATAGCTCTGCTCTGCCCCAAAGGTGCGGGCAATATATTCCTCAGCCTCAAGATGCGGGCCGGTATGGTCAAGCAATGAACCTAATTCGGTCACAGAAATAGAGACATCGGCTTTTAGCGTATTAGCACCAAAGAAATCATAAAACAGGCAGCCTACCGGGCTTTTCTGGTAGGCCGTGCCCGCCATATGGCCCGGCGTACAGAAGGTATATTTGCCTTCGGTAACATAGGTAAATAGCGCTTTGGTAAAAGGAGGGGTGATGTTATCGAGATATTCAGTGGTGTACTGGCGGATGCGTGTCGCAATATCGTCGGCCTGGCCCAGCGCATATTCAAAGAACCACAGCGCCATGCGCATGTCATGCGCACTGACATCCATGGTGGAGTGAGCATTAATGAAGGCATAGAGTGGCAGGTATTCATTGAGCTGGTTTATTTCGCCGCAGAGATCGACGCTGTATTCATCCCAGTCGAAAATAACGCCGCTAATACGCGGGTTGTGCTCAATTAATTTCAACAGGTCAG containing:
- a CDS encoding lysine decarboxylase LdcC, with the protein product MNIIAIMGPHGVYYKDEPIKELETALLAQGFKIIWPQNSADLLKLIEHNPRISGVIFDWDEYSVDLCGEINQLNEYLPLYAFINAHSTMDVSAHDMRMALWFFEYALGQADDIATRIRQYTTEYLDNITPPFTKALFTYVTEGKYTFCTPGHMAGTAYQKSPVGCLFYDFFGANTLKADVSISVTELGSLLDHTGPHLEAEEYIARTFGAEQSYMVTNGTSTSNKIVGMYAAPSGSTLLIDRNCHKSLAHLLMMSDVVPLWLKPTRNALGILGGIPKREFTRDSLQQKVDNTADAQWPVHAVITNSTYDGLLYNTNWIKQTLDVPSIHFDSAWVPYTHFHPIYQGKSGMSGERVPGKVIYETQSTHKMLAALSQASLIHIKGDYDEDTFNEAFMMHTSTSPSYPIVASIETAAAMLRGNAGKRLINRSVERALHFRKEVQRLREESDSWFFDIWQPEEIDEAKCWPVSPGENWHGFSDADAEHMFLDPVKVTILTPGMDESGNMSDEGIPAALVAKYLDEHGVVVEKTGPYNLLFLFSIGIDKTRAMGLLRGLTEFKRAYDLNLRVKNMLPDLYAEDPDFYRNMRIQDLAQGIHRLIRQHDLPSLMLRAFDVLPEMKLTPHRAWQKQIKGEVETIALEDLVGRISANMILPYPPGVPLLMPGEMITAESRSVLDFLLMLCSVGRHYPGFETDIHGAKRDENGVYRVRVLKTPEGVA